The genomic window TTCGGGAAGCCAACACCGCGATGCCCATCCCTAGCAGGAGGACCGTACCCGGCTCGGGCACCAGCAGCTCGATCTCCCAGACAACCTCACTCGTCGGGCCCACGTCGAGGCCGACGGTGAAATCGCTGTCGAGATAGTTGAAAAGGTCAGCAAGATCGAATGTCGGCACCGGATCGGAGATATTGATGTGGAGCACCGCCTGCGTACCGATGCCGCCCGCCGCAGCCGCCATCGTCCCGCCCGCGACCGTCAACGCGGAATCGGTTCCGTAGCTGCTGGCCACCGGGTTTCCGACGATGATCGTCCCGCCCGGGGGAGCGATCTCCGAGGGAAGCGCATTGGTGACGTTCACGAAGGTGACGTCGAAAGAGAGAAGCACGATCGTTTCGGTGGAATCCCAGATGAGGATTTCGGCAGCCGGGCCGGTTCCAATGAAGCTCGCGCCCGTGATGAGATCGGTGGCCGGGTTGAATCCACTCGTATCGAGCTTGATTTCGAGATCGATACGACCGCTGACGAGAGCGGCCAGAGCCGGGTTGTCCGCGGTGGTGACGGTGCCCCGCTCTGCAGTCCCGCTCACGGTGTCGTCGAAGGTGAAGATGCCGCTGGATGCCGTGTACTGGCTCTGTGCGTCCGTCCCGCCGATGGAGACGGCTTGGGCCGCCCCGGCGACGAGTACCAGTGCCGCCCCCAGCGCTAGACACCGCATCAGCTCGACTGCTCTCTGCATTTCCAACCCCCGCAATTCCGCATCCGGAACCTGAACCTGGTCCAGTTCCGAAGGAACCCTAACGATCGTTCTCCAATGCCTAGGACCGGGCTTCGCGAACCGGTGAGGACGAGTCCCAGGACGCCGAGCCCCATCAGTACCATCGTGCCCGGCTCCGGGAAAGCCACTGGTGCACTCGGCTGGATGGTGCCGGTGCCCGAGTAGCTGAAGTCCTCGTCGATTTCCGGGTCCGGCAAGTCGGCCAGGATCGCGGCCATGCCGGGAACGAAGTCGAA from bacterium includes these protein-coding regions:
- a CDS encoding PEP-CTERM sorting domain-containing protein; amino-acid sequence: MQRAVELMRCLALGAALVLVAGAAQAVSIGGTDAQSQYTASSGIFTFDDTVSGTAERGTVTTADNPALAALVSGRIDLEIKLDTSGFNPATDLITGASFIGTGPAAEILIWDSTETIVLLSFDVTFVNVTNALPSEIAPPGGTIIVGNPVASSYGTDSALTVAGGTMAAAAGGIGTQAVLHINISDPVPTFDLADLFNYLDSDFTVGLDVGPTSEVVWEIELLVPEPGTVLLLGMGIAVLASRRRSA